The DNA segment AGGGTGTTATCATGGACATTCTGATTCTTTGCTAGTTCAAGCTGGTTCAGGAATGGCAACTTTTGGTGCACCAAGTAGTCCTGGAGTTCCTGCTGATTTAACAAAACATACTCTTTTGTGTGAATATAATAGCGTCGAACAATTAGAAAAATGTTTTGAACAAAGTTCTGATATTGCTTGTATTATTATTGAACCAATAGCAGGAAATATGGGATTGGTTCCAGCTACAAATGAATTCTTAAAAGCTTGTAGAAAACTTTGTGATAAACATGGGGCTTTACTAATTTTTGATGAAGTTATGAGTGGATTTAGAGCTAGTTTAAAAGGTGCAAGTGGAATTTTAGATGTTCAAGCTGATATTTTAACTTTTGGAAAAGTAATTGGTGCTGGAATGCCTGTTGGTGCTTTTGCAGCTTCAAAAGAGATAATGAGTCATCTTTCTCCTGAAGGAAAGATTTATCAAGCAGGTACTTTAAGTGGAAATCCTGTTGCTATGGCTGCTGGTTTAGAGAGTCTTAGAAAACTAAAAGATAATCCAGAAATTTATGATGAGTTAAGTAAAAAAGCAAAAAGATTAGTAGATGGACTTAAAAAAGTTGCATATAAAAATGGAATTCCTTTACAAGTAAATACAAGAGGGAGCATGTTTGGATTTTTCTTTTGTGAAAAAGAGCCAAAAAATTTTAAAGACGTTGGACTTTGTGATTTTAAAAGATTTGCAATATTTCATCATGAAATGTTAAAAAAAGGTTTTTATTTTGCTTGTAGCCAATATGAAGCAGGTTTTATTTGTACAGAAATCACAAATAAAGATATTGATGCATGTATAAAAGATGCTGATACTGTAATGAAAAATTTAAAATAAGGGTTTTAAATGCAAAGCTTTAAAAATGTAGAATTGGTAAAAAAAGCAAATATTTATTTTGATGGAAATGTTACTAGCAGAACATTTATTGATAGTGATGGAAGTAAAAAATCTCTAGGGATTATGATGATAGGAGAGTATCTTTTTGGTACAGCTGAAGCAGAAATTATGGAAATAATTGCTGGTGCAGTTGAAGTTAGATTAAAAGGAGAAGAAAACTGGGTTGCATATAATTCTGGTAGTAGTTTTTCTGTTCCTGCAAATTCTAGTTTTGACATAAAAGTAAAAGCAATAACTGATTATTGTTGTTCTTATGTAAAGTAGGCTTTATGGAAGAAAAAATAGAAGAAACAAAACCAAAACATAGAGATAAAATAGAAGCTTTAGATAGCTTATCTGTTGGAATATCTATGGTTGCTGCAATAGTAATAGGAGTTGGAATAGGGCTTGGACTTAAACATCTTACAGGTTATACTTGGACTTTGTGGCTAGGTATATTTTGGGGAGTCTTTGCTGCTGGATTAAATGTTTATAGAGCATATAAAAGAGCTCAAAAAGTATATGAGGGAATGGAAGATGACCCTAGATATTCATATAGGGCAAAACATGGTGATAAATCTTTCGATGATGAAGATAAATAGTCAAATATTAAGTTTTGCGAAGGTTTTTTTAGTTTTAAATCTTTGCTTAACTGTTTACGCAATAATTTTCCAAAATTCTATTTGGTTACTAAATATTCAAGTTGCTTTTTTTGCTTCATTATTTGTAACAATTGCATCTTTTTTATCTTATAGAAAAAATATCAAAAATAGATTGTTAAATACAGAAGAAAATACTAAAGTATCAAGTGATGAAAGAGATAAAATTGATGAGATTGATGATCCATATGACCTATATAGTGAATATGAAGAAGTTTCTGAATCTGAGTTAACACCTGAAAAGATTAAAGAAATTATAACTGAAGAGAAAAAAAGAGTAAAACAAAATAGTTTAAAAAATACGCTTTTTAGTGCAGGCGGTTTTGTATCTATATATAGAGTTTTGGGATATGGATTTTTAATTTTTGGTTTTTTTGCTTTAAATAACAATAAGTTACTTATACCATTAGCATTTATCATTGGACTTAGTATCGTACCAATAGGAGTTTTATTTACTAAAGTTTTAAGAAAATAGTAGAGAGATTAACTCTCTACATAATTTTTAAGATTTTTCCCAACTTTTGGGTGTTTTAATTTTTTAATAGCGCTTGATTCAATTTGTCTAACTCTTTCTCTTGTAACTGAAAGCTCTTTTCCAATTTCTTCAAGAGTTCTATCACTAGCATCATCCATTAGACCAAATCTCATTCTAATAACAGCTTGTTCTCTTTCATTTAATTGACCTAGAATTTGATCAATTTGACCTTGTAAATCTTCTTTCATGATGTTATCAATTGGTGTTGGAGCTTTTTCATCTGGTACAAAATCTCCAAATTTACCATCATCATCACTTCCAATAGGAGCTTCAAGAGAAACTGGTTCTTTTGTAATTTTGATAACTTGTTTTACTTTATCAACAGGTAATCCAACTTCTTTTGCAATTTCTTCTACATCTGGCTCTTTACCATTTTCTTGAACACCTTTTCTAATGATTTTATTAATTCTATTAATAGTTTCAATCATATGAATTGGTATTCTAATAGTTCTAGCTTGGTCAGCAATTGCTCTACTTATCGCTTGTCTAATCCACCATGTTGCATAAGTTGAGAATTTGTAACCTTTTTTATACTCAAATTTATCAACAGCTTTCATAAGACCAATATTTCCTTCTTGAATTAAATCAAGGAATGGAAGACCTCTATTTGTATATCTTTTTGCAATAGATACAACAAGTCTTAAATTCGATTGAGCCATTCTAGTTTTTGAAGTATCAGTTATTTGTTTACCTCTTTTTATTTGCTCTAAAACGGCTTTTAACTCTTCAGGTGTTAAGTCAAATCCATCTTTTGAAGCTTCTGCTGTTTGGAAAAGCTTTTTGATTTCCATATATGTAGAAACCATTGTAGCCTCAGGAACCATTGCAGTTATTTGAGCTTTTGATAAATTTACAATATTATCTAAAATCTTTTGATGATTTTTTTGTAAAGTTTCATTAAATAATGGTAATCTATATTCTAATCTTTTTAATTCATCTTCAAATCCATCTTCACTTTTTAATGAAGTTTCCATAGCTTTTACAATTTCTGTAATAAGTTTTGAAGTTGGTCCTAAATCTAAAAGAGCTTCTTTTAATAATTTTTTCTTAAATGCAGTTGCAAGATTAAAAGTCATTAAATCTGTTTCATCATCAGATTTAGCTGTCTCTTTTGTTTGAAATTTTAACCACTCTTTTTTTGCTTTTTCTAAATTCTTAAATGCTTCAATAATAGTTTGGGCTCTTTTATCTAGTTTTTTTTGTTTCGCACCAGATAATTTTTTCTCTTCATCTTCTGCATCGTATTCTTCTTCATCTTCAAATTCATCAAGATCTTCTTCTTCCTCTTCTTCATTTTCATCGTCGAAGTTCTTGAATAGTTCTTTTACTTTTCTCTCTCGATTAACTAGGGGTTCTCTATACTCTAAAATGAAATCTATTAGATAAGGAACATAACAAATTGCATCAAGAATTATGTCTTCACCAGTTTCAATTCTTTTTGATATCTCTATCTCTTCATCTTTTGTTAAAAGTGGAATTTGTCCCATTTCTCTTAAATACATTCTTACAGGTGAATCTGATCTTGACCACTCGAGAAGTTCTTTATTTTTTAATAAGTCAAACTCATCGTCTTCACTTTCGATTAATTTTTCACGTTGTTCTCTTCTTTTTTTAGCTTCTTCATCATTTAGTAGCTTTGCTTGTTCTTGAGAACTAATAACTGTTACATTATATAGTTGAACAAGCGCAAGAATTTTCTTAATAGTAGCTCCTGTTGGTGCTTTTGGGAAAATCTTGATAATTTTTTCGTATGTTAGAACTGAGTCTTTATACTCTTTTATAAGCTGTTCAATTACTTTATTTATATCTTTTGTACTCATTGATTTAGGAAATCCTCCTTTTTAAATAGTGGTATATTA comes from the Aliarcobacter cibarius genome and includes:
- the hemL gene encoding glutamate-1-semialdehyde 2,1-aminomutase, with the translated sequence MFEKSIKAYEKACEVIPGGVDSPVRAFKSVGGTPPFIKKGKGAYLYDIDGNKYLDFVQSWGPLIFGHCNKDIEKAVIKTAKKGLSFGAPTNLETKLAEEIVEMFDNIDKVRFVSSGTEATMSAIRLARGVTGKNDIIKFEGCYHGHSDSLLVQAGSGMATFGAPSSPGVPADLTKHTLLCEYNSVEQLEKCFEQSSDIACIIIEPIAGNMGLVPATNEFLKACRKLCDKHGALLIFDEVMSGFRASLKGASGILDVQADILTFGKVIGAGMPVGAFAASKEIMSHLSPEGKIYQAGTLSGNPVAMAAGLESLRKLKDNPEIYDELSKKAKRLVDGLKKVAYKNGIPLQVNTRGSMFGFFFCEKEPKNFKDVGLCDFKRFAIFHHEMLKKGFYFACSQYEAGFICTEITNKDIDACIKDADTVMKNLK
- a CDS encoding AtpZ/AtpI family protein — encoded protein: MEEKIEETKPKHRDKIEALDSLSVGISMVAAIVIGVGIGLGLKHLTGYTWTLWLGIFWGVFAAGLNVYRAYKRAQKVYEGMEDDPRYSYRAKHGDKSFDDEDK
- the rpoD gene encoding RNA polymerase sigma factor RpoD, whose translation is MSTKDINKVIEQLIKEYKDSVLTYEKIIKIFPKAPTGATIKKILALVQLYNVTVISSQEQAKLLNDEEAKKRREQREKLIESEDDEFDLLKNKELLEWSRSDSPVRMYLREMGQIPLLTKDEEIEISKRIETGEDIILDAICYVPYLIDFILEYREPLVNRERKVKELFKNFDDENEEEEEEDLDEFEDEEEYDAEDEEKKLSGAKQKKLDKRAQTIIEAFKNLEKAKKEWLKFQTKETAKSDDETDLMTFNLATAFKKKLLKEALLDLGPTSKLITEIVKAMETSLKSEDGFEDELKRLEYRLPLFNETLQKNHQKILDNIVNLSKAQITAMVPEATMVSTYMEIKKLFQTAEASKDGFDLTPEELKAVLEQIKRGKQITDTSKTRMAQSNLRLVVSIAKRYTNRGLPFLDLIQEGNIGLMKAVDKFEYKKGYKFSTYATWWIRQAISRAIADQARTIRIPIHMIETINRINKIIRKGVQENGKEPDVEEIAKEVGLPVDKVKQVIKITKEPVSLEAPIGSDDDGKFGDFVPDEKAPTPIDNIMKEDLQGQIDQILGQLNEREQAVIRMRFGLMDDASDRTLEEIGKELSVTRERVRQIESSAIKKLKHPKVGKNLKNYVES
- the ppnP gene encoding pyrimidine/purine nucleoside phosphorylase, whose amino-acid sequence is MQSFKNVELVKKANIYFDGNVTSRTFIDSDGSKKSLGIMMIGEYLFGTAEAEIMEIIAGAVEVRLKGEENWVAYNSGSSFSVPANSSFDIKVKAITDYCCSYVK